In Flavobacteriales bacterium, one genomic interval encodes:
- a CDS encoding pyruvate dehydrogenase complex dihydrolipoamide acetyltransferase, whose translation MAEIVRMPKLSDTMTEGVVAAWHKKVGDTVKSGEVLAEIETDKATMEFESFTDGVLLHIGVEKGKAAPVDSILAILGKAGEDITKLLSDAAASAPKEETKKPEPVAEKVKEEPKAAPGPVTSAPVATTSAPAKPAARSAANSNGRVKASPLAKRLAEEKGIDIARVQGTGDDGRVVKQDIEDFTGGALYGVPQIEAFEEVPVSQMRKTIAKRLSESLFTAPHFYLTIEMNMDRGMQVREAINAQIKPEKISYNDLVVKAAAVALKKHPKVNSSWLGDRIRYNQHVHIGVAVAVDEGLLVPVIRFADGKSLRDIGSEVRDLAARAKDKKLQPADWEGNTFTISNLGMFGIDEFTAIINPPDACIMAVGGIIEKPVVRNGQLAVGHTMKVTLSCDHRVVDGATGAAFLNTFKSFMEEPALLFSVGVV comes from the coding sequence ATGGCAGAGATCGTACGTATGCCCAAATTGAGTGATACCATGACCGAAGGGGTTGTGGCAGCTTGGCATAAAAAAGTGGGTGATACCGTGAAAAGCGGTGAAGTTCTGGCGGAGATCGAGACCGACAAGGCTACTATGGAATTCGAAAGTTTCACGGATGGCGTTCTACTTCACATCGGTGTGGAAAAAGGAAAGGCCGCACCCGTGGATAGCATATTGGCGATCCTTGGAAAAGCGGGTGAGGATATCACCAAGTTGTTATCAGATGCAGCGGCCAGTGCGCCGAAGGAAGAGACCAAGAAACCGGAACCTGTTGCTGAAAAAGTAAAAGAAGAACCAAAGGCAGCACCAGGTCCAGTAACTAGTGCGCCGGTAGCTACAACAAGTGCGCCCGCGAAGCCCGCAGCTCGCAGCGCAGCAAATTCCAATGGTCGTGTAAAAGCGAGTCCGTTAGCTAAGCGATTGGCAGAGGAAAAAGGAATTGACATTGCGCGCGTTCAAGGCACTGGTGATGATGGTCGCGTGGTGAAACAGGATATAGAGGACTTTACTGGCGGTGCGCTCTATGGCGTTCCACAGATAGAAGCGTTCGAGGAGGTGCCCGTGAGCCAAATGCGCAAGACGATCGCCAAGCGATTGAGCGAAAGCTTATTTACTGCGCCGCATTTCTACCTCACCATTGAGATGAATATGGATCGCGGTATGCAAGTGCGTGAAGCGATCAATGCCCAGATAAAGCCGGAAAAGATCAGCTACAATGACCTGGTCGTAAAAGCTGCCGCTGTCGCGTTGAAGAAGCATCCAAAGGTGAATAGCAGTTGGTTGGGTGACCGCATCCGTTACAATCAGCATGTACATATTGGCGTAGCTGTTGCAGTTGACGAGGGATTACTAGTTCCTGTGATCCGCTTTGCAGATGGTAAGTCCTTGCGTGATATAGGTAGTGAAGTGCGTGATCTCGCCGCCAGAGCCAAGGACAAGAAATTGCAACCTGCGGACTGGGAGGGAAATACCTTTACCATTTCCAACTTGGGCATGTTCGGTATCGATGAGTTCACTGCGATCATCAACCCGCCGGACGCCTGTATCATGGCAGTCGGTGGTATCATTGAGAAACCCGTTGTGCGCAATGGTCAACTTGCTGTTGGCCATACCATGAAAGTTACGTTGAGCTGTGACCACCGTGTGGTGGATGGCGCTACGGGAGCTGCTTTCTTGAATACATTCAAGAGCTTTATGGAGGAGCCGGCGTTGTTGTTCTCGGTTGGTGTGGTGTAA
- a CDS encoding isoprenylcysteine carboxylmethyltransferase family protein, which translates to MISRLLVFCQFACIAVLLFGGSFELPWWGWLIFSTGLVVFLAAATSLGTNNFTIMPIPRAGNSLSKRGVYSVIRHPMYTAVLICGSAMAFGAPSVWRWSALAICLVVLVLKIRFEEQHLTTVHPEYPKLMKGVARLFPFVW; encoded by the coding sequence ATGATATCCCGACTTCTCGTATTCTGCCAGTTCGCCTGCATTGCCGTATTGTTGTTCGGCGGGAGTTTTGAATTGCCATGGTGGGGATGGCTGATCTTCAGCACGGGATTGGTCGTCTTTCTCGCAGCGGCAACATCACTCGGTACCAATAATTTCACGATCATGCCGATCCCGCGAGCCGGGAACAGCCTTTCGAAGCGTGGTGTCTACAGCGTAATCAGGCATCCGATGTATACGGCTGTGCTGATATGCGGAAGCGCCATGGCATTTGGTGCTCCAAGTGTTTGGCGTTGGTCTGCGCTCGCGATTTGTCTTGTAGTTCTGGTATTGAAGATCCGTTTTGAAGAACAGCATCTAACTACAGTTCATCCGGAATATCCGAAATTGATGAAAGGTGTTGCCCGTTTGTTCCCATTCGTTTGGTGA
- the recG gene encoding ATP-dependent DNA helicase RecG, whose amino-acid sequence MLDLFNTPIAFLKGVGPQKAELLEKELGIATIGNLLTHFPFRYVDRTVFHTVKEINADLEQVQLKGVLGPLKTVGEARSRRLTATLKDATGSIELVWFKGARWLQMSLKPGQEYIVFGKPNHFNGRYSIPHPEMELTAGVEPALQAALQPVYSTTEKLTAKGLGSRAIGKLTKAALLQGEGLIPETLDQHLIDLQGGMSREDAFRQIHVPQTRAALDAAVLRLKFEELFFIQLQLLKQKLLMQQSLRGQVFSNVGDHFNSFYSDHLPFELTEAQKRVVKEIRKDMVTGHQMNRLVQGDVGSGKTLVALLSMLIALDNGFQSAFMAPTEILAQQHYTTLVKFLEGLPITIRLLTGSVKTAERRSILMALKAGEIHIIVGTHALLEDRVVFDKLGLVVIDEQHRFGVAQRARMWAKSTVPPHVLVMTATPIPRTLAMTLYGDLDTSVIDELPPGRKPIRTVHRFDGSRNAVFGFMEEEITKGRQVYVVYPLIEEGDPEKMRGVELKDLTDGFESISRRFPLPRYAVSMVHGRLDQATKDYEMARFKKGETNVLVATTVIEVGVDVPNASMMVIENAERFGLSQLHQLRGRVGRGAEQSFCILMTGDKLGHDARERISTMVRTNDGFEIAEADLRLRGPGDLMGTQQSGLPELHIADLVKDVSLLQQARELALRILDRDPDLKDPANVRISGTLRAIMKSRPLWGRIS is encoded by the coding sequence GTGCTGGATCTCTTTAACACACCGATCGCGTTCCTGAAAGGGGTTGGCCCTCAAAAAGCTGAACTGCTCGAGAAGGAATTGGGCATAGCGACCATCGGCAATTTGCTGACCCACTTCCCATTCCGGTATGTGGATCGCACCGTGTTCCATACCGTGAAGGAGATAAATGCCGACCTGGAACAAGTGCAGTTGAAAGGTGTGCTAGGGCCATTGAAAACCGTTGGTGAAGCGCGTTCCCGGAGATTAACTGCAACGCTTAAAGATGCAACTGGTTCAATAGAACTGGTCTGGTTCAAAGGTGCGCGTTGGTTGCAAATGTCCCTGAAACCTGGACAGGAATACATCGTTTTCGGAAAGCCGAACCATTTCAATGGGCGATACAGTATTCCCCATCCGGAAATGGAACTGACCGCAGGAGTGGAGCCCGCACTTCAGGCTGCATTACAACCCGTATATAGCACTACGGAGAAATTGACCGCCAAAGGGCTTGGCAGTCGGGCGATCGGTAAACTCACAAAAGCCGCTCTATTGCAAGGCGAAGGGTTGATCCCTGAAACTTTGGATCAGCACTTGATCGATCTGCAAGGTGGCATGTCACGCGAAGATGCGTTCCGACAGATCCATGTTCCACAAACAAGAGCCGCGTTGGATGCAGCCGTTCTTCGTTTGAAATTCGAAGAGCTGTTCTTCATTCAACTACAACTGCTGAAGCAAAAACTGTTGATGCAACAGAGCCTCCGCGGACAAGTATTCAGCAATGTTGGTGACCATTTCAACTCGTTCTACAGCGATCATTTGCCCTTTGAACTTACCGAAGCGCAGAAACGTGTGGTTAAGGAGATCCGAAAGGACATGGTGACCGGTCACCAGATGAACCGTCTTGTTCAAGGAGATGTTGGCAGTGGTAAAACGTTGGTCGCATTATTGAGTATGCTGATAGCGCTCGATAATGGCTTCCAGAGCGCATTCATGGCACCCACGGAGATCCTGGCCCAACAACATTATACCACGCTGGTCAAGTTCCTGGAAGGATTACCGATCACCATTCGGTTGCTTACTGGTAGTGTAAAGACCGCTGAGCGTAGGAGCATTCTTATGGCGCTGAAAGCTGGCGAGATCCATATCATTGTTGGAACGCATGCGCTGCTCGAGGATCGTGTGGTGTTCGATAAGCTTGGCTTGGTCGTGATCGACGAGCAACACCGGTTCGGAGTAGCCCAACGTGCCCGTATGTGGGCGAAGAGCACTGTGCCGCCTCATGTGTTGGTCATGACGGCAACACCGATCCCACGCACACTTGCTATGACGTTGTACGGGGACCTGGATACCAGTGTGATCGATGAATTGCCACCAGGTCGCAAACCGATCCGTACCGTGCATCGGTTCGATGGTTCGCGCAATGCGGTCTTCGGTTTCATGGAAGAAGAGATCACCAAAGGCCGCCAAGTGTATGTGGTGTATCCCTTGATCGAGGAAGGGGATCCTGAAAAAATGCGCGGTGTGGAACTGAAGGACCTCACGGATGGTTTCGAAAGTATTTCAAGGCGATTTCCGTTGCCGAGATATGCTGTGAGCATGGTGCATGGGCGTTTGGATCAAGCAACCAAGGACTACGAAATGGCCCGATTCAAGAAAGGCGAGACCAATGTGCTTGTTGCCACCACTGTTATTGAAGTTGGCGTGGATGTGCCTAATGCAAGTATGATGGTGATCGAGAATGCAGAACGCTTTGGCCTTTCACAATTGCACCAATTGCGCGGCAGGGTGGGCCGCGGTGCGGAGCAGAGTTTCTGCATACTTATGACCGGCGATAAACTGGGACATGATGCACGTGAGCGGATCTCCACAATGGTGCGCACCAACGATGGTTTTGAGATCGCGGAGGCGGATCTGCGTTTGCGTGGGCCCGGAGACCTAATGGGCACACAACAGAGCGGCTTGCCCGAATTGCATATTGCTGATCTGGTGAAGGATGTTAGCCTTCTTCAACAAGCAAGGGAACTGGCTTTGCGGATCCTTGATCGCGATCCTGACCTGAAAGATCCCGCCAATGTTCGCATCTCCGGAACATTACGCGCTATCATGAAGTCGCGCCCACTTTGGGGGCGGATCAGTTAA
- a CDS encoding lysoplasmalogenase, with amino-acid sequence MRIFKNDLVIGILFAAITLSTIIALVQGWHGLLFVSKPLLMITLSLWFYFKSRRVGDRFTILIQAGLFFSLIGDVTLMFEHLDEFYFMIGLGAFLIAQLCYTIAFAHNIANAAAPFSFLPWLIGTGITAYGVFFAMDLMPRIDEEIKVPVSAYAVAITLMGLAATFRFGRTFPRSFVLVLIGSFLFIASDSLLATNRFLRNLDHASWSIILTYAVGQYLIVAGCLAHVLDPEEIRRRASLTT; translated from the coding sequence ATGAGAATTTTTAAGAACGATCTGGTCATCGGCATATTGTTCGCGGCAATTACGTTGAGTACGATAATTGCATTAGTACAGGGTTGGCATGGCCTGCTCTTTGTCAGCAAACCATTGCTGATGATCACGCTTTCGCTTTGGTTCTACTTCAAGAGCAGACGCGTAGGCGATCGATTCACCATTCTGATCCAAGCGGGGTTGTTCTTTTCCTTGATCGGTGATGTAACGCTGATGTTCGAGCACCTTGATGAATTCTATTTCATGATCGGTCTGGGAGCATTTCTGATCGCGCAGCTCTGTTATACCATCGCCTTCGCGCATAACATTGCGAATGCCGCAGCGCCGTTCTCTTTTCTGCCCTGGTTGATCGGAACCGGAATAACTGCCTACGGCGTATTTTTCGCAATGGACCTGATGCCACGCATAGATGAAGAGATCAAGGTTCCGGTGAGTGCTTATGCAGTTGCAATAACGTTGATGGGCCTCGCTGCTACATTTCGATTTGGACGCACATTCCCCCGCAGTTTCGTTCTTGTATTGATCGGCTCATTCTTGTTCATAGCATCGGATAGCCTACTCGCAACGAACCGTTTTCTTCGCAACCTTGATCATGCATCGTGGTCGATAATACTCACGTATGCCGTTGGTCAATACCTGATCGTTGCCGGATGTTTGGCGCACGTACTGGACCCCGAAGAGATCCGCCGACGCGCGTCCCTGACCACGTGA